AGGTGTTCGCGAGCTGTGTGACAAGCACAACGCGCTACTTATTTTTGATGAAGTGCAAACAGGTGTTGGCCGCACTGGTGACCTGTATGCATACCAAGGTTTAAACGTAACGCCAGATATTTTAACAACGGCTAAAGCACTTGGCGGTGGTTTCCCTATCGGTGCGATGATCACAACAACTGAGATTGCAGCACACCTAAAAGTAGGTACTCACGGTTCTACCTACGGTGGTAACCCGCTGGCGTGTGCGGTTGCAGAAGCGGCATTTGACACAGTAAATACAACAGTAGTACTTGATGGCGTAAAAGCAAAAGAGCAGCTATTCCGTGAACTACTAAACGGCATCAACGAAAAGTACAACGTATTCAAAGAAGTACGTGGTAAAGGTCTATTGCTTGGTGGTGTGGTCACTGAAAAGTACGAAGGCAAAGCAAAAGAATTCTTAGTTGAAGGTATCAAGCAGGGCGTGATGTCACTCGTTGCAGGTGCAAACGTAGTGCGTTTCACTCCGTCTCTTGTTATTCCAGAAGCTGACATCCGCGAAGGGATGGCACGCTTCGAAAAAGCCGTTGCTGCGGTAGTTGCTAACAACGCTTAATACTGGTTGCAAGGTCACCTTTTGGTGGCCTTGTTGTTATCCACATTTTTGAGGAGTAAGCGGGCTCATGATGATCCTTCGCCCAATCCAAGAAAGCGATTATCCAGCGCTTTTAAACATTGCTCACGAATCAGGCCACGGTTTTACCTCTTTGCCTGTAAACGAAGAGCTATTACAGAAGAAGATTGCACGCTCTGTTGCTTCATTTGGTAAGCAAGCAGACAAGCCTTTTGATGAAGGTTATTTATTTGTATTAGAAGATACAGAAACAGGCGAGGTGGTTGGTACCAGCGGTATCGAAGCTGCGGTTGGTTTAGATGATGCGTTTTATCATTATCACCTAAGCAAAGTGATCCACTCTTCACGCACACTCGATGTTTATAAAGCAGTGGATATTTTAACGCTATGTAACGACTACACTGGCGCGACTGAATTATGCACCCTGTTTTTGAAAGATGGCTATCGCAAAGGCGCAAATGGCAAACTGTTGTCTCGCTCTCGCTTTATGTTCATTAATCAACATCGTGACCGTTTTGCTGAGACTGTTATCGCGGAAATGCGTGGTGTTTCTAACGAGCAAGGCGAAAGTCCGTTCTGGCAATGGCTTGAAGAGCACTTCTTCTCGATGGACTTCCCGACAGCGGATTATCTAACGGGGATCGGCCAAAAGGTCTTTATTGCTGAGTTAATGCCTAAGTATCCAATCTACGTAAATCTGCTTAGTAAAGAAGCACAAGCGGTGATTGGTGAGGTTCATGATAATACACGTCCTGCTATTGAGCTATTAAAGAGCGAAGGTTTCACATTTAATGGTTATGTTGATATCTTCGACGCGGGTCCAACTGTGGAAGCAAAAGTGGGGAATATCCGCACAGTTCGCAATAGTGAAACTCGTACTGTAAAAATAGGCGAAAGCAACGGTGGATTCCCTGTTATGGTCGCAAATGGTAAACTTGTTGATTATCGCGCAGCGGTAATCGAGTTAGCCCTGACTGATAGCAATGAAGTAACGCTTGCTCCACATGTTGCCGCGGCGCTAAAAGTTGAAGAAGGCGATCAAGTAAGCCTAGCAAAGATTTAAGATTGGGAACAGATTATGACAACACATGCAGCACAACTAATAAATGGTGAGTGGATTGCAGGACAAGGCGCAAGCTTTAGCTCTGTAAACCCAGCAAACAACGACGTTATTTGGAGCGCAAACGCAGCGACTGCTGAGCAAGTTGATGGCGCAGTAAAAGCGGCTCGTGAAGCTTTCTATTCATGGAGCGACATGAGTTTTGAAGCGCGTTTAGAAATTGTTAAGCGTTTCGCTGAAGTACTAAAAGAAAACAGCGAAGAGCTGGCCATCGCAATAGCTAAAGAAACGGGTAAGCCACTTTGGGAAACTCGTACAGAAGCGGGTGCTATGGTAGGTAAAATCGCGATTTCTGAGAAAGCCTATCAAGAGCGCACGGGCGTTGTTGAAAACCCAATGCCAGTTGGCCGTGCTGTGATCCGTCACAAGGCACACGGTGTAGTTGCTGTATTTGGTCCATATAACTTCCCTGGCCACTTACCAAATGGTCATATCGTACCTGCGCTACTTGCTGGTAACACGATTATCTTTAAGCCGTCTGAGCTTACACCTTATGTTGCTGAGCTAACGCTTAAATACTGGCAACAAGCAGGCCTTCCTGCTGGTGTTATTAACCTAGTTCAAGGCGAAGTTGAAACAGGTAAAGCACTTGCGTCACACGCGGGTATCGACGGCTTATTCTTTACTGGTTCTTCTCGTACGGGTCACTTGCTACATGAGCAATATGCAGGTCAACCAGGTAAGATCTTAGCGCTTGAAATGGGTGGCAATAACCCACTTATCGTAAAAGACGTAGCGGATACCAAAGCGGCAGTACACGACATTATTCAATCTGCGTTTATTTCAAGCGGTCAGCGTTGTACTTGTGCTCGTAAGCTATTTCTTCCTGTAGGTGAACAAGGTGATGCAATCCTTGAACAACTGATCAAAGCAACGAAAGCGATTAAAGTGGGTAACTTTGACGATGCAGATCAACCGTTCATGGGGTCAATGATTTCAAATGCAGCAGCTGCAGGCATGGTTAAAGCACAGCAACAGCTTGTTGAGTTAGGTGGTGAGTCGCTTATAGAGCTGACGCACACAGAAGGCACAGGCTTTGTGACGCCAGGTATCATCGAATGTACTAACATTGCAGATTTCCCTGATGAAGAACACTTTGGCCCGTTATTAAAAGTATTCCGCTACACAGACTTTGACGCTGCAATCGAAAAAGCGAATGAAACAAGCTTTGGCTTATCAGCAGGTCTGCTTGGCGACAACGAAGCGGATTACGATCGTTTCTTACGTCGTATTCGCGCAGGTATCGTAAACTGGAACCGCCCAATCACGGGTGCTTCAAGTGCTGCTCCGTTTGGTGGTATTGGTGCGTCAGGTAACCACCGTGCAAGCGCATACTACGCGGCAGATTACTGTGCATACCCAGTAGCATCCGTGGAACTAGAAAAGGTAACTTTACCTTCTAGCTTGAGCCCAGGTTTATCTTTGGATTAAAATATCAATATTGAGGTTTACTCAATAAAAATTGAAAAGAAAAGCAGCTTCGGCTGCTTTTTTGTGTCTAGTTGACTACAAAGGTAGCAATCGAAAAAACTTTCTGCTTAAATCAATAGGAGATGTCTTTGATAGGTTCGGGTGAGCAAAGTATGGTTTTAGATAAACAAGGGTACGATGATTTAGTCATGTATTTGACGCAAAACTTAGCCTTGTTTGAGAAGTCTGGGACGGTAGAACCAGGGGCTCCAACAGTCATGGAATTAATCGAAGATGTGATCGCCGAAAACGTTATTCGTATATGCGAGCAACACTCTGAGTTGTCTACAGAGCAGCGCAGTATGATTGTGCGTGAGGTGGACGGCATTGTGTACGACTTACAAGAAGTGCTATCAAGCGTCGTGGATAGACGTGTCACCGTAGAACAAAAAGAGTTTATAGAAGAGTTCGCAGGTTTGGTTAAAAACCTGTTTGATTCTGCTGTATAGCTTGGCACAATCACTATCGACAGTGTAAACAAACACACTTAGAGGCAATTCTAGGTTTAAGATACACCGCCATTTGGCGGTGTTATGCTTTATAGAGGATAACTATGTTAGCTAGCGTAAAATGGGTTGAAGGAGATACCTTTATTGGTCGCTCTGCGTCGGGACATAATGTGGTATTTGATGCCGGTTCAGATAGTGCAGCGCCAAGTCCAATGGAGATGGTATTAATGTCAGCAGGGTGTTGTTCGTCAGTCGATGTCGTCAGCATTCTACAAAAGGCACGTCAGGATGTGACCGACGTGGAAGTAAAATTAACCGCAGAGCGCGCAGAAAGTGCACCTCGGGTTTTTACCAAGATCAATTTACACTTTGTGGTGAAAGGGCGTAATGTCTCTGAAAAACACCTAGAAAGAGCCGTAAGTTTATCCGCCGAAAAGTACTGTTCGGTGGCATTAATGCTTGAAAAAGCAGTAGAAATTACGCATAGCCATGAAGTAGTTGAAATTGACGAAAAATAACGCTTTTTCATAGCGCTATTTTCGTATAAAATCCGCGAACTTTTGTTTCTGCAGCGCAGATTTTTTGTATTAAGGTGGGTCTATCGTGAACAAGCCCTTTGATAAAATTAAACTCCATGGCTTTAACAACTTAACTAAGAGTTTAAGCTTTAGCATTTACGATATTTGCTACGCCAAGACCGAGCAGCAACGTAAAGAATATCTAGAATACATCGATGAACAGTACAGTGCTGATCGTTTGACAGATATTCTAAAAGACGTAACGGATATTATCGGTGCGAATGTACTGAATATCGCACGTCAAGATTATGAACCACAAGGAGCAAGTGTGACGATCTTAGTATCAGAAGAGCCTGTTGAACAACAGACTTTTGATAGCAACGAAGCACCAGGGCCACTACCTGATTCCGTGGTCGCGCATTTGGATAAGAGTCACATTTGTGTTCATACTTACCCAGAAGCACACCCTGATGATGGTATCTGTACTTTTAGAGCGGATATCGAAGTTTCAACGTGTGGTATTATTTCGCCACTTAAAGCGCTTAACTTCTTAATTCACTCTTTAGAGTCAGATGTGGTGACGATTGACTATCGTGTTCGTGGATTTACTCGTGACGTTAATGGTGTAAAACACTATATCGACCACGCAATTCACTCTATCCAGAATTACATGACGGAAGATACTAAAGACGCATACCACATGGTAGACGTAAACGTGTATCAAGAGAACCTATTCCATACTAAGATGATGCTTAAGGAAACAGACCTAAATGCGTATCTATTTGGAATTAGCACTGAAGACTTGGATGCAGAAGAAGAGGAAGAAATTCGTCTTAAGCTGAATCGTGAAATTCAGGAAGTGTTCTACGGTCGCAATTTACCAGAAACTGAATAATCAGCGGTAAATTAAGGTATTAAAAAAGGCGCGCAAGCGCCTTTCTTAATGTTTGAAGTTCCTTGTTAAGTCATCATATAAGCGCATAGAGCACGACAGTACCGCTTATAGAGTGACGGTTACAAAGTACTAAGATTCACTTTCTAATTCCTCGTCTGGCGTATCAGGGCGCTGACGCTCGACAAAGATAGTGGCCAGTAGAGTGGTGACTACACAGGAAAGTAAAATCGACTTTAGGATTTCGTAGTTATGATATATCAAACCCCAGCTCCAGAATTGTTTGGCGGAGCTTTCATCTATACCTAAAAATTCTAAATTACTTATGACATTTTCACCAAGAGCTGCCAAATCTACTATTATAAAGCCATAGAATATGGCATACAGCAGAGGGTCTGCATGTGTCATATAAATTGCTCGCCAATTATCTGGGTTAGTCAAACGAATATACCGCAAAGACCACCTTAACCTATGTTTAAGCAATACTAAAGTAGTTACATCTAATATCAAGTGTGTTCCGAATATTAGATTATTTACGTAAAAGGCTTGGAGCCCATTGGAATTTAGCGAAAGGAAATACATGACAGCTAAGTATTCAATAGCCATCATCAAAAATAATAGCACTGTTATGTGCTTTATATTCTCCAACCCTTTTCCTAAAAAAGATAATATCAAGATACTAATTAAAATAGAGCCATTGGCATAAATTTCTAAATTTATGTAAGTTGCTGAAAATAAAACAGCTGATACTATTCCAAATATTAAAAAGCACCAAGATAACTTCATTCTTTTTCCTTGACATAAACGAGCAGAGTTGAGTAACTCTCACTTTCTTTTTTGGGATCGGTTGCCTTATTACCGCCACTACCAGCATATACTTGCCTATTCTGTTTCTTACTTAAAAGTGAAAAATGTCGTGAGCTTCTGCTTTGATTGTCTTTTCTTTTAGGGTCTTTATCTTTATTTGGACCGCTGCCACCAGAAACCATTTTTGTCTCTTTGAGGTGGAGCTGATAAATATCTGAAAGTTTACTAGTGGTCTTTTTTAGCAAAAAGCGCATAATGACGTCCTTTCTAAGTTAAGTTTTGCGGTGTTTAGTTTCCACTCTACTTTACCCCTTAACAACAAGGTTGAAAACATCGTGTTGCAAATAGACCTTATTCGTAACTTTATTGTCTGCCATTGTGGTGAGGGGCTATTGAAGTGCGCATCTTTCATTAGCCTTTATCCTCGTTGCTTGGTTTGTTATTTCGCGGTGTTGGAGACTTGCGCCATAATTTGGCGTCGTCAATTTTGTCTCTCAAGGCAAGAATTTGTTCTCTGAGTGGGTTGAGGTTGATGCCGCAGGTGTCGCACCATATTTCAAAATATTCATAGGGAAATTTGCTTACACCTTTTTCGTAGTTTTCATAAGTGCCACGTTCCACGCCAACCAAGTTAGCCATTTCTTGCGTGGTTTTGCCGGCGACTTTGCGCATGCGGCGCAGGTCGTCTCCTGTAAAGCGCTTATCAAATTTCCCCACCAACTCAATCCTTTTGCTTGTCGCACTCGCGTTATAAACAGCATCAGTCCCTATGTTGTCTGATGTACGCTATTTGTTTGTCTCTATTGTTTGCTTAACCAAGTTGCATTTTTGTATCTAAACCGTAAACGCGAGTCTATCGTAGAAAATTTCTTTTTCAAGAGTAGTCCGCCTAAAAATGAACATTTTGTTGCATTTAATAAGTCTTCGCTCAATTTTTTAGGCGAAGCCTGAGGTGAGTAATTTGGTATTTAACAGAGGTGTTGTGATGACGAGTGTAGCCTTCTTAAATAATTTACACATAAATTAAAAAAAACTTTTTTCGCGCAGATTTTTGCACGAAGCTTTTGTTACTTTAGTGTGAAATAAAGTAACATGTTGGAGAGCAATATGGATTATCTACGCCAATATCATGACTTAACGATTTATTACGATGCCCTCAAGAAGGCGGCAAGGCAGGGTGACGAGGTGCCAGATACCACAACTAAATGGTTAGCTCTCGTGGAAACAACCTTGTTTGAACTGCAAGAGCTTGCCCATATGGAAAAGGCTTACATGCAAAAATCAAAGACGATGAATAATCTGGTTGAGTTGGTGTATTCCAGTGCCCCAAGCATGGAATAAAAAGTAATTGCTTTTGAGTTTTTGCGGTGAGGGGGAACGTTTTACGCTAGTTTTACGTTCCCCTTTTTTCTTTGTGTGCTCGTTTATCGCCTAGTGTGCAGATGATAAACGAGTCGTACTACAGCTCGTAGGTAAAACTTAAGCCATAAACGCGAGGCTCGCCGTACTGTACATAGGTATTATTTTGCCAGCCATCTAATGGGTTATTACCAAATCTAAAGCCACGTACCACAATGTCTTCGTCTGCTAGGTTTCTACCCCAAGCCGTTAATGACCAGTTGTCGCCATAGTAGCTAAGGCTTGCGTTTATCAGGTTATGATTGCGTGCTTGTTCGTTGTGACTATCCGATAGGTAATAATTATCTTTGCCTTCAACGCCTACTTCAACCACTAGGTTATCCATTAACTCGTAATTGATGGCAAATGAGTATTGATAATTTGGTGCTTGCGCTTGGTCGCGACCATCCAAGTTTTGACCGCTTGCAGCCACAAAGTCTTCAATTTCTGTTTCTAAGTAACCTGCGCTATAGCTAAAGCCAAGGCGGTCAGTGTATTGTAGGTTACCTTCAACTTCTAGGCCGTAGTTACTGCCTTTACTGGCGTTGTCGATGTAGCCTGCAAACTGCTGGTTAGAAACTTGCCATTGCTTTAGTTGGATGTCGTCACGTTGCATATAAAAAGCGGTAACCCGCACGAGGTGACGTTTGTCTTCAGATTCACCCTTTACACCAAACTCTGCATTCCAAACGTATTCAGGGTCAAAGTAATGGTGTTCGGCTGGAATGTTTAAACCTTCATCTTTGGCTTTTGCCAGAGCCTCACCATTTACACCGCCCACTTTGTAACCACGAGTAAGGTTTGTGTAGATCATAGTGCGAGGCACTGCTTGATATTCAAGTGCAATTTTTCCACCCCACATTACATCATCGGTTTCAATGCTAAAGCCGTTACTATCTAAATAGTCAGCGTCATACTGCTCTGCGCGAAGGCCACCGATAAGACGGGTTTTGTCAGATAGATGGTGTACGTATTGACCAAAAATTGCGTTGCTTTCTACGGTGTAAGCAGACGTAAATGGGTTATCAAGCCAAGTATAGTGACGGGTTAAATCAACATCGTTACGTTTTGCAAAAACACCCACAACCCAATCATTTTGTTTGTCTTTGAGTAAAAACTCTATGTTGCCTTTTTCGTGGTTACGCTCATAGGCGTCGGTTGAGCTATATCCTTCTGGGTGCAAACCTGCTGCACACAGCGCAGGTTTAGCTGCGTCATTACATACCCAATCTTCGTCGTAGCTATATAGAGTGTCAGCATCTAGCCCAGATACTTTAAATTCCACATTGAATAAGTCTGCGCGCGTATAAATTCCGCGTAGTGAAAACGCATCTGAGCTGAGGTTGTCTTGGCCCGGGGTATCAGCGACGCTGTTACGTGAATTATCCAAGGTAAAACCGTCGTAACCATTTTCAGTGTCAATATGGTGATAAGCGAACTCTAGCGCAAGGTTGTCGCTCACTTGAGAGTTAAGTTTCACTCTTGCTACTTGCTCGTCTTGTTGCTGAGTGGGTTTATTTAGATAAAGATTATCTACATAGCCGTCTGACTCTCGTTGATAAAGGCTGACACGGGCTGCTGTGTTGTCACTTAACCCTGTGCCCGCAGCCAGTCCAGCTTCATAGCTACCGTAATTGCCCGCACCTAATTTCACTTTTAATGATGGCGCTATGGTAGCGGCTTGGGTGTTTACTTCAACGATTCCTGCTAAAGCATCTGAGCCGAACTTAGTACCCTGAGGGCCGCGATACACGACTACAGATTCAGTATCAAATAGCAACGCACTGGCGCCTAATCCTGAGTAATTAATACCGTCAATTAATAATCCAACGCTGGGATAAATGGGATCAACAAATTGTGAACGTAAACCAACGCCACGGATCTGCATAAAGCGACCACGAGCCGCACCAGCTGTAAAGTTAACATTGGCAGTGGCCCCCAATATTTCATCTAAATATTGCGCGCCGCGTTTATTAATCGTGAGCTCGTCAACCACTGACGCGCTTGCGCTTAATGTCTGGATCGTTTCATTTTGGAAGTCACCTGTGACGACTATGGTTTCCAAGTTATCGTCGGCAAGCGCCTGATGAGATAAAAATGGCAGCAATGCCAAGGTGATCGTAGAGAGTTTTAACTTCATGCTTAATCTTTGTCCCATTTTTAATTGGGCACAGTTTA
This genomic interval from Pseudoalteromonas galatheae contains the following:
- the astA gene encoding arginine N-succinyltransferase, whose amino-acid sequence is MMILRPIQESDYPALLNIAHESGHGFTSLPVNEELLQKKIARSVASFGKQADKPFDEGYLFVLEDTETGEVVGTSGIEAAVGLDDAFYHYHLSKVIHSSRTLDVYKAVDILTLCNDYTGATELCTLFLKDGYRKGANGKLLSRSRFMFINQHRDRFAETVIAEMRGVSNEQGESPFWQWLEEHFFSMDFPTADYLTGIGQKVFIAELMPKYPIYVNLLSKEAQAVIGEVHDNTRPAIELLKSEGFTFNGYVDIFDAGPTVEAKVGNIRTVRNSETRTVKIGESNGGFPVMVANGKLVDYRAAVIELALTDSNEVTLAPHVAAALKVEEGDQVSLAKI
- the astD gene encoding succinylglutamate-semialdehyde dehydrogenase, yielding MTTHAAQLINGEWIAGQGASFSSVNPANNDVIWSANAATAEQVDGAVKAAREAFYSWSDMSFEARLEIVKRFAEVLKENSEELAIAIAKETGKPLWETRTEAGAMVGKIAISEKAYQERTGVVENPMPVGRAVIRHKAHGVVAVFGPYNFPGHLPNGHIVPALLAGNTIIFKPSELTPYVAELTLKYWQQAGLPAGVINLVQGEVETGKALASHAGIDGLFFTGSSRTGHLLHEQYAGQPGKILALEMGGNNPLIVKDVADTKAAVHDIIQSAFISSGQRCTCARKLFLPVGEQGDAILEQLIKATKAIKVGNFDDADQPFMGSMISNAAAAGMVKAQQQLVELGGESLIELTHTEGTGFVTPGIIECTNIADFPDEEHFGPLLKVFRYTDFDAAIEKANETSFGLSAGLLGDNEADYDRFLRRIRAGIVNWNRPITGASSAAPFGGIGASGNHRASAYYAADYCAYPVASVELEKVTLPSSLSPGLSLD
- a CDS encoding DUF3802 family protein gives rise to the protein MVLDKQGYDDLVMYLTQNLALFEKSGTVEPGAPTVMELIEDVIAENVIRICEQHSELSTEQRSMIVREVDGIVYDLQEVLSSVVDRRVTVEQKEFIEEFAGLVKNLFDSAV
- a CDS encoding OsmC family protein → MLASVKWVEGDTFIGRSASGHNVVFDAGSDSAAPSPMEMVLMSAGCCSSVDVVSILQKARQDVTDVEVKLTAERAESAPRVFTKINLHFVVKGRNVSEKHLERAVSLSAEKYCSVALMLEKAVEITHSHEVVEIDEK
- the speD gene encoding adenosylmethionine decarboxylase → MNKPFDKIKLHGFNNLTKSLSFSIYDICYAKTEQQRKEYLEYIDEQYSADRLTDILKDVTDIIGANVLNIARQDYEPQGASVTILVSEEPVEQQTFDSNEAPGPLPDSVVAHLDKSHICVHTYPEAHPDDGICTFRADIEVSTCGIISPLKALNFLIHSLESDVVTIDYRVRGFTRDVNGVKHYIDHAIHSIQNYMTEDTKDAYHMVDVNVYQENLFHTKMMLKETDLNAYLFGISTEDLDAEEEEEIRLKLNREIQEVFYGRNLPETE
- a CDS encoding helix-turn-helix domain-containing protein → MGKFDKRFTGDDLRRMRKVAGKTTQEMANLVGVERGTYENYEKGVSKFPYEYFEIWCDTCGINLNPLREQILALRDKIDDAKLWRKSPTPRNNKPSNEDKG
- a CDS encoding TonB-dependent receptor codes for the protein MKLKLSTITLALLPFLSHQALADDNLETIVVTGDFQNETIQTLSASASVVDELTINKRGAQYLDEILGATANVNFTAGAARGRFMQIRGVGLRSQFVDPIYPSVGLLIDGINYSGLGASALLFDTESVVVYRGPQGTKFGSDALAGIVEVNTQAATIAPSLKVKLGAGNYGSYEAGLAAGTGLSDNTAARVSLYQRESDGYVDNLYLNKPTQQQDEQVARVKLNSQVSDNLALEFAYHHIDTENGYDGFTLDNSRNSVADTPGQDNLSSDAFSLRGIYTRADLFNVEFKVSGLDADTLYSYDEDWVCNDAAKPALCAAGLHPEGYSSTDAYERNHEKGNIEFLLKDKQNDWVVGVFAKRNDVDLTRHYTWLDNPFTSAYTVESNAIFGQYVHHLSDKTRLIGGLRAEQYDADYLDSNGFSIETDDVMWGGKIALEYQAVPRTMIYTNLTRGYKVGGVNGEALAKAKDEGLNIPAEHHYFDPEYVWNAEFGVKGESEDKRHLVRVTAFYMQRDDIQLKQWQVSNQQFAGYIDNASKGSNYGLEVEGNLQYTDRLGFSYSAGYLETEIEDFVAASGQNLDGRDQAQAPNYQYSFAINYELMDNLVVEVGVEGKDNYYLSDSHNEQARNHNLINASLSYYGDNWSLTAWGRNLADEDIVVRGFRFGNNPLDGWQNNTYVQYGEPRVYGLSFTYEL